A genomic window from Gammaproteobacteria bacterium includes:
- a CDS encoding phosphatase, translated as MKMRSIFLAGLLLVGMAHADDTQEQPTNSDGAAQDALETATVQDILNFHEMTDNIAIGGQPTVSQLAQVADAGYSVVVNLAMHDSDNAIPEEGSVTASLGMSYIHIPVPSDAPTSTHVRKFFNVMDAFEGEKVFVHCVVSGRVSAFINRYMMLRMGTSAEQATSPLLQRWLPAMEEPWTSIMNLELADLEQ; from the coding sequence ATGAAAATGAGATCGATCTTTCTAGCCGGGCTTCTTCTCGTCGGCATGGCTCATGCCGACGATACTCAGGAGCAGCCGACGAACAGCGACGGTGCTGCGCAAGATGCTTTAGAGACTGCGACAGTCCAGGACATACTGAATTTCCATGAGATGACGGACAACATCGCCATTGGTGGACAGCCGACCGTGAGCCAGTTGGCTCAGGTCGCGGATGCGGGTTACTCCGTCGTCGTGAACCTGGCGATGCATGACTCGGATAACGCGATACCGGAAGAGGGCAGTGTCACCGCTTCCCTGGGCATGTCCTACATTCATATCCCCGTTCCGTCCGATGCTCCGACGTCAACGCACGTGCGGAAATTCTTCAACGTAATGGACGCCTTCGAAGGCGAGAAAGTCTTTGTGCATTGCGTTGTGAGCGGACGGGTGTCCGCCTTCATCAATCGATACATGATGCTCAGAATGGGGACATCGGCCGAGCAGGCCACTTCGCCGTTGCTGCAAAGATGGCTGCCCGCCATGGAGGAACCCTGGACGTCGATCATGAATCTCGAGCTGGCCGATCTCGAACAATGA
- a CDS encoding thioesterase, translated as MSEGRVLLYETSIKPEWIDHNGHMNVAFFVLAFDEATDAAYEHWGIGMDYPDTSGCSVFTLGLNVDYLGELFEGDAIRVETTLVDYDAKRIHYFHRMIDTAKDKLVATNECLCMNVDLEARKSAPFPDDVIEKLAPFAGDAEPPKGFGRTLRIRRS; from the coding sequence TTGAGCGAGGGAAGGGTTCTCCTTTACGAAACGAGCATCAAGCCGGAGTGGATCGACCACAACGGCCACATGAACGTCGCCTTCTTCGTGCTCGCCTTCGACGAGGCGACGGACGCCGCGTATGAGCACTGGGGCATCGGCATGGATTACCCGGACACCAGCGGATGCTCGGTGTTCACGCTGGGCCTCAACGTCGATTACCTGGGCGAGCTGTTCGAAGGCGATGCGATCCGCGTCGAGACGACGCTCGTCGATTACGACGCCAAGCGCATCCACTACTTTCATCGAATGATCGATACGGCTAAGGACAAGCTCGTTGCGACCAACGAGTGCCTGTGCATGAACGTCGACCTGGAAGCCAGGAAATCCGCGCCGTTCCCGGATGACGTGATCGAGAAGCTGGCGCCGTTTGCCGGTGACGCCGAACCGCCCAAGGGTTTCGGCCGCACGCTGCGCATCCGGCGTTCGTGA
- a CDS encoding cupin domain-containing protein has product MNSGSAVRLTPDEMARHIPDAEGNRFHVGLERGQLQVEFYIPEGADLQQPHSRDECYVVIRGSGRFQMGKDVVPFNAGDFLFVPAGVEHRFLDFGDDLATWVIFYGPEGGE; this is encoded by the coding sequence ATGAATTCTGGAAGTGCTGTCCGGCTGACACCGGACGAAATGGCCCGACACATTCCCGATGCGGAAGGAAACAGGTTTCACGTCGGGCTGGAAAGGGGCCAGCTTCAGGTTGAGTTCTACATTCCCGAGGGCGCGGATCTGCAGCAACCCCATAGCCGGGACGAATGCTATGTGGTCATCCGCGGGTCGGGACGATTCCAGATGGGGAAAGACGTGGTCCCCTTCAATGCAGGTGACTTCCTATTCGTGCCCGCCGGCGTGGAGCACCGGTTTCTTGATTTCGGTGACGACCTGGCAACCTGGGTCATTTTCTACGGCCCCGAGGGCGGCGAGTGA
- a CDS encoding DUF2784 domain-containing protein, which produces MEQAGSSSVYLLAADAVLLLHALFVAFVIGGLTLILAGKARRWLWVRNPWFRLAHLLAIGVVVVQSWFGAICPLTTIEMTLRSRAGDSTYPGSFVAHWLETLLYYRAPAWVFAVCYTLFGAAVVGSWLWVRPRRFRPVRANPRR; this is translated from the coding sequence GTGGAGCAAGCAGGTTCATCCTCGGTCTATCTGTTGGCTGCCGATGCGGTTCTGTTGCTGCACGCGCTGTTCGTCGCGTTCGTTATCGGTGGTCTCACGCTCATCCTCGCCGGCAAGGCGCGTCGCTGGTTGTGGGTCCGGAATCCGTGGTTTCGACTGGCGCACCTCCTCGCCATAGGGGTGGTGGTGGTTCAGTCATGGTTCGGGGCGATCTGCCCGCTCACGACCATTGAAATGACGCTCCGCTCCCGCGCAGGCGATTCGACTTATCCGGGATCGTTCGTGGCGCACTGGCTGGAAACGCTGCTTTACTACCGGGCGCCGGCATGGGTTTTTGCGGTCTGTTATACGCTCTTCGGGGCCGCGGTCGTCGGAAGCTGGCTCTGGGTGCGTCCGCGCCGTTTCAGGCCTGTACGGGCAAATCCTCGGAGATGA
- a CDS encoding pyrroloquinoline quinone-dependent dehydrogenase, with translation MLPNSKSQIIALLLGALLLGGCGNQGDRSFEPGPPVEDPGWPTYAGPATGTRYSPLNQINRSNAGDLEIAWTYNTGHLDRAPQFNVLLGFQATPILLPDEAGRHLVLCDPYNRIIALDPATGLERWAFDPEIDLSPHAGRFNCRGVTYWRDPDAADAEACAHRILLATNDRRLAAVDARNGASCVDFGENGFVDVTPIIQQLRPTSQLLSMQLTSPVAVVNGVIVIGGTAAKFSDASSTNGAVRAFSARTGEHLWTFDTLIREPEGDPESSAWHVGGANAWTTFSWENESDLVFIPTASPSPDFYGGKRPGDNLYGNSLVVLRASTGELVWHYQIVHHDVWDWDLPTNPILAEITRDGEKVPVVMQLTKQGMVFTFHRYTGEPFFEIEERPVPTDGLPDDELSPTQPFPVRPPPLVRHGIGPDDAWGMTPYDRNRCRESIEAMRYGPIYTPPSTKGTLMMPSVAGGMNWGGGAFDPKSDILVAPVSETPSWVRLTPNEELDPEVAGAPGSGLPMGPPGFIDGTNYGLQQGVLFSPFMTPCTEPPWGKLVAVDMAAGEILWEEPLGLIDKLSPIPIPLRWGTPFAGGPIVTGGGVVFIGATADERFRAYDTLTGELLWEFDGPTSANATPMTYMADGKQFVVVATGGHSWVYPFKKGDSVVAYGLPD, from the coding sequence ATGTTGCCGAACAGCAAAAGTCAAATCATCGCGCTGCTTCTGGGCGCTCTGCTGCTCGGCGGCTGCGGGAATCAGGGCGATCGATCGTTCGAGCCGGGCCCCCCGGTCGAGGATCCGGGCTGGCCCACGTATGCGGGCCCGGCAACAGGCACGCGCTACTCGCCCCTCAACCAGATCAACCGTTCCAACGCAGGCGATCTGGAAATCGCCTGGACCTACAACACCGGTCACCTCGACCGGGCGCCGCAATTCAACGTCCTGTTGGGCTTCCAGGCGACGCCCATTCTTCTTCCGGACGAGGCGGGACGCCACCTGGTGTTGTGCGATCCCTATAACCGGATCATTGCGCTGGACCCGGCCACGGGGCTGGAACGATGGGCGTTTGATCCCGAGATCGATCTGAGCCCGCATGCGGGGCGATTCAATTGCCGGGGCGTGACCTACTGGCGCGACCCGGACGCGGCGGACGCGGAGGCCTGCGCCCACCGCATCCTTCTCGCCACCAACGACCGCCGGCTGGCCGCCGTCGATGCGCGAAACGGCGCATCCTGCGTGGACTTCGGCGAAAACGGGTTTGTCGATGTCACGCCGATCATTCAGCAGCTGCGGCCGACCAGCCAGCTGCTCTCGATGCAGCTGACCTCGCCGGTCGCCGTCGTTAACGGCGTGATCGTGATCGGCGGGACCGCCGCCAAGTTCAGCGATGCGAGTTCCACGAACGGAGCCGTGCGCGCCTTCAGCGCCCGCACCGGCGAGCACCTGTGGACCTTCGACACGCTGATCCGCGAGCCGGAGGGCGATCCGGAGAGCAGCGCCTGGCACGTGGGCGGCGCCAACGCCTGGACCACTTTCTCCTGGGAAAACGAAAGCGACCTGGTGTTCATTCCCACGGCCAGCCCGTCGCCCGACTTCTATGGCGGCAAGCGGCCGGGCGACAATCTCTACGGCAACTCGCTGGTCGTGCTTCGAGCAAGCACCGGCGAGCTGGTCTGGCATTACCAGATCGTGCATCACGACGTGTGGGACTGGGACCTGCCGACCAACCCCATCCTCGCCGAGATCACGCGCGACGGCGAAAAAGTCCCGGTGGTGATGCAACTGACCAAGCAGGGCATGGTTTTCACCTTCCATCGCTACACCGGCGAGCCCTTCTTCGAGATCGAGGAGCGTCCCGTGCCTACCGATGGATTGCCGGATGACGAACTCTCGCCCACTCAGCCGTTTCCGGTCAGGCCGCCGCCGCTGGTCAGGCACGGAATCGGGCCGGACGACGCCTGGGGGATGACGCCGTATGACCGGAACAGGTGCCGGGAAAGCATCGAGGCCATGCGTTACGGCCCGATCTACACGCCCCCGAGCACGAAGGGCACGCTGATGATGCCGAGCGTCGCCGGCGGCATGAACTGGGGCGGCGGCGCCTTCGATCCGAAAAGCGACATCCTGGTGGCGCCGGTCAGCGAAACGCCCTCGTGGGTCCGACTGACCCCCAACGAGGAATTGGATCCGGAAGTGGCCGGGGCTCCCGGGTCGGGTCTTCCGATGGGACCGCCGGGCTTCATCGACGGCACGAACTACGGCCTGCAACAGGGGGTCCTGTTTTCTCCGTTCATGACGCCGTGCACGGAGCCGCCCTGGGGCAAGCTGGTGGCGGTGGACATGGCGGCGGGCGAAATTCTGTGGGAAGAACCGCTGGGGCTGATCGACAAGTTGTCTCCGATTCCCATTCCGTTGCGGTGGGGCACGCCGTTTGCGGGCGGGCCGATCGTCACGGGCGGCGGGGTGGTGTTCATAGGCGCGACCGCCGACGAGCGGTTCCGCGCATACGACACGCTGACCGGCGAGCTGCTCTGGGAGTTCGACGGTCCCACCTCGGCCAATGCCACGCCCATGACCTATATGGCCGACGGCAAGCAATTCGTCGTGGTCGCCACGGGCGGACACAGCTGGGTCTATCCCTTCAAGAAGGGCGACTCGGTCGTGGCCTACGGCCTGCCGGACTGA